In Arthrobacter sp. QXT-31, one genomic interval encodes:
- a CDS encoding TetR/AcrR family transcriptional regulator: protein MTVADPAAGLRPSDPAAGLRPDTLRSRTLLVNAAGALFGAGSSASMADVAAEAGISTATAYRHFASVDDVLAAYRFEVGRELLTFSAAQEAQGYELLELVCRKWVQLVVQHGGSMVHTRSAEGYLARMRDSAYYLTVQADALARPLEEVTRALGVEGQGDEALFLWNVFFDPREIFDLIGSLDLTAVQASERLVRTFTAALKGWAAAKALS, encoded by the coding sequence ATGACGGTCGCCGATCCCGCCGCGGGGCTCCGCCCCTCCGATCCCGCCGCGGGGCTCCGCCCCGACACGCTCCGGAGCCGGACGCTCCTGGTCAACGCCGCCGGCGCCCTTTTCGGCGCCGGCTCGTCGGCGTCCATGGCCGACGTGGCCGCCGAGGCAGGCATTTCCACCGCCACGGCGTACCGCCATTTCGCATCGGTGGATGACGTGCTGGCAGCGTACCGCTTCGAGGTGGGGCGCGAGCTGCTGACGTTCAGCGCTGCGCAGGAAGCGCAGGGCTACGAACTGCTCGAGCTGGTCTGCCGGAAATGGGTCCAGCTGGTGGTTCAGCACGGCGGCTCGATGGTCCACACACGCTCCGCCGAAGGCTACCTTGCCCGCATGCGGGACAGCGCCTACTACCTCACCGTGCAGGCCGACGCGCTGGCACGGCCGCTGGAGGAGGTCACCCGCGCCCTCGGAGTGGAGGGCCAGGGCGACGAGGCGCTGTTCCTGTGGAACGTCTTCTTCGATCCGCGTGAAATCTTCGACCTCATTGGGAGTCTCGACCTGACGGCTGTCCAGGCGTCGGAGCGGCTGGTCCGTACCTTCACCGCGGCCCTCAAAGGATGGGCCGCCGCAAAGGCCCTAAGCTAG
- a CDS encoding TetR/AcrR family transcriptional regulator produces MRSDTQRNRRQLVKAAGQLFAARRGPISMTDIAKHAEISTATAYRHFPSVEDVLAEYRFGVGEKLRDFSLKQEATGLELLTAVSRKWVDLVTRHGGAMLYTRSGEGYLARLRKGAFYLTVQAEALERPLRETCDELGLEPLGDEAMFLWNILFDPREILDLINTVGLTKDQATERLVAALKGAMTGWSADRSRAESPASDG; encoded by the coding sequence ATGCGTAGCGACACCCAGCGCAACCGACGACAACTCGTAAAGGCCGCGGGCCAGCTCTTTGCTGCCCGGCGGGGTCCCATCAGCATGACCGACATCGCCAAGCATGCGGAGATTTCAACTGCCACGGCGTACCGCCATTTCCCCTCGGTCGAGGACGTCCTGGCGGAGTACCGCTTCGGCGTGGGTGAAAAGTTGCGGGACTTCAGCCTCAAGCAGGAAGCCACGGGGCTGGAACTGCTGACCGCCGTCAGCCGCAAATGGGTGGACCTGGTCACCAGGCACGGCGGCGCCATGCTCTACACCCGTTCCGGTGAGGGCTACCTGGCCCGCTTGCGCAAAGGTGCTTTCTACCTGACTGTCCAGGCGGAGGCTCTCGAACGGCCGCTCCGCGAAACCTGCGACGAGCTCGGCCTCGAGCCGCTCGGCGACGAGGCGATGTTCCTCTGGAACATCCTGTTCGACCCCCGTGAAATCCTCGACCTCATCAACACCGTCGGCCTGACGAAGGACCAGGCAACGGAGCGCCTCGTCGCCGCACTCAAGGGTGCCATGACCGGCTGGAGCGCGGACCGCTCCCGCGCGGAAAGCCCCGCTTCCGACGGGTAG